A single region of the Salvia splendens isolate huo1 chromosome 18, SspV2, whole genome shotgun sequence genome encodes:
- the LOC121776620 gene encoding SPX domain-containing protein 3-like, producing the protein MPDQPPAACELPQRIKKVMEKWGPNGSEASETEFKEQMAKIMKDIVNFHGEMVLLTNYININYTRLAKILKKYDKRTGGVLRLPFIQKVLQQPFFTTDLISKLVKECESTIESASPQWEREEEVVAVPGDGIFRNTVAALMRMQENIENLLVVVVAQQGFGDDDEVGNSAASAASRAVPAPRRAIGGGKRRRGAIVGRQPCEAGRRRMSLERRCKLLRHLFRERRR; encoded by the exons ATGCCTGACCAGCCGCCTGCAGCGTGCG AATTGCCTCAGAGAATAAAGAAAGTGATGGAGAAATGGGGACCTAACGGCAGTGAAGCATCAGAGACGGAGTTCAAAGAGCAAATGGCTAAAATCATGAAAGACATCGTCAATTTTCACGGCGAAATGGTTCTGTTAACGAACTACATCAACATCAACTACACAa GGCTGGCGAAGATCCTGAAGAAGTACGACAAGAGAACCGGCGGAGTTCTGCGGCTACCGTTCATCCAGAAAGTGCTGCAGCAGCCGTTCTTCACGACGGACTTGATCTCGAAGCTTGTGAAGGAGTGCGAGAGCACCATCGAGTCAGCGTCCCCGCAGtgggagagggaggaggaggtggtggcggTGCCGGGGGATGGAATATTCCGGAACACAGTGGCGGCTCTGATGAGGATGCAGGAGAATATTGAGAATTTGCTAGTTGTTGTAGTAGCTCAGCAAGGGTTTGGCGATGACGATGAGGTGGGGAATTCCGCTGCATCGGCGGCGAGTCGAGCGGTTCCGGCTCCGAGGCGGGCGATCGGCGGGGGGAAGCGGAGGAGAGGGGCTATAGTGGGGAGGCAGCCGTGTGAGGCAGGCCGGAGGAGGATGTCGCTGGAGAGGAGGTGCAAGCTGCTCCGCCATCTCTTTCGTGAGAGAAGGAgatag